Proteins co-encoded in one Cucurbita pepo subsp. pepo cultivar mu-cu-16 chromosome LG15, ASM280686v2, whole genome shotgun sequence genomic window:
- the LOC111776288 gene encoding thaumatin-like protein 1b, producing the protein MAFIQATLFTLALIFSSAHAATIVVKNNCGHTIWPATLTSGSGQPQLAMTGFQLASTESQTLNVPTPWTGRIWARTRCFTDDSSRFSCETGDCASGSRDCNGAGGIPPATLAEFTLAPNGGLDFYDISLVDGFNLPMSITTNGGTGQCVSPKCSADVNGVCPLHLQVKTADGIVIGCKSSCLASNLPKDCCTAEFNDPKVCQPSDSAKIFESQCPQAYSYAYDDENSTFTCSAEPNYEVTFCP; encoded by the exons ATGGCATTCATCCAAGCAACCCTCTTCACTCTTGCTTTGATATTCTCCTCTG CCCATGCAGCTACCATTGTTGTTAAAAACAATTGTGGACATACCATATGGCCAGCTACGTTAACAAGCGGTAGCGGACAACCCCAACTCGCCATGACTGGATTTCAATTAGCTTCAACAGAGTCCCAAACTCTAAATGTCCCTACACCATGGACTGGTAGGATTTGGGCTCGAACCCGCTGCTTCACAGATGACTCTTCAAGGTTTTCATGTGAAACGGGAGACTGTGCCTCTGGCTCTAGAGATTGCAATGGCGCTGGAGGAATTCCACCAGCTACGTTAGCTGAATTCACATTGGCACCCAACGGAGGCTTAGATTTCTATGATATCAGCCTTGTGGATGGCTTCAACTTACCCATGTCCATAACTACAAATGGTGGAACAGGACAGTGTGTGTCCCCCAAATGCTCTGCAGATGTCAATGGAGTTTGCCCATTACATTTGCAAGTCAAGACCGCTGATGGGATCGTGATTGGGTGTAAGAGCTCATGCCTCGCATCTAACCTCCCAAAGGATTGTTGCACAGCCGAATTTAACGACCCAAAAGTATGTCAACCAAGCGACTCTGCCAAGATCTTCGAGTCCCAATGCCCCCAGGCTTATAGCTATGCTTATGACGATGAAAACAGCACGTTCACATGCAGCGCTGAACCCAACTATGAAGTTACCTTTTGCCCATAA
- the LOC111776290 gene encoding thaumatin-like protein 1b, with the protein MAFIQAIFFTLALLLSSAHAATIVVKNNCGHTIWPATLTSGSGQPQLAMTGFQLASTESQTLNVPTPWTGRIWARTRCFTDDSSRFSCETGDCASGSRDCNGAGGIPPATLAEFTLAPNGGLDFYDISLVDGFNLPMSITTNGGTGQCVSPKCSADVNGVCPLHLQVRTADGIVIGCKSSCLASNLPKDCCTAEFNDPKVCQPSDSAKIFESQCPQAYSYAYDDENSTFTCSAEPNYEVTFCP; encoded by the exons ATGGCATTCATCCAAGCAATCTTCTTCACTCTTGCCTTGCTATTGTCCTCAG CCCATGCAGCTACCATTGTTGTTAAAAACAATTGTGGACATACCATATGGCCAGCTACGTTAACAAGCGGTAGCGGACAACCCCAACTCGCCATGACTGGATTTCAATTAGCTTCAACAGAGTCCCAAACTCTCAATGTCCCTACACCATGGACTGGTAGGATTTGGGCTCGAACCCGCTGCTTTACAGACGACTCTTCAAGGTTTTCTTGTGAAACGGGAGATTGTGCGTCTGGCTCTAGAGATTGCAATGGCGCTGGAGGAATTCCACCAGCTACGTTAGCTGAATTCACATTGGCACCCAACGGAGGCTTAGATTTCTATGATATCAGCCTTGTGGATGGCTTCAACTTACCCATGTCCATAACTACAAATGGCGGAACAGGACAGTGTGTGTCCCCCAAATGCTCTGCAGATGTGAATGGAGTTTGCCCATTACATTTGCAAGTCAGGACGGCTGATGGGATCGTGATTGGGTGTAAGAGCTCATGCCTAGCATCTAACCTCCCAAAGGATTGTTGCACTGCCGAATTTAACGATCCAAAAGTATGTCAACCAAGCGACTCTGCCAAGATCTTCGAGTCCCAATGCCCCCAGGCTTATAGCTATGCTTATGACGATGAAAACAGCACTTTCACATGCAGCGCTGAACCCAACTATGAAGTTACCTTTTGCCCATAA
- the LOC111776272 gene encoding thaumatin-like protein 1b, with amino-acid sequence MAFIQPTLFTLAMLLASAHAATIVVKNNCGHTIWPATLTSGSGQPQLAMTGFQLASTESQTLNVPTPWTGRIWARTRCFTDDSSRFSCETGDCASGSRDCNGAGGIPPATLAEFTLAPNGGLDFYDISLVDGFNLPMSITTNGGTGQCVSPKCSADVNGVCPLHLQVRTADGIVIGCKSSCLASNLPKDCCTAEFNDPKVCQPSDSAKIFESQCPQAYSYAYDDENSTFTCSAEPNYEVTFCP; translated from the exons ATGGCATTCATCCAACCAACCCTCTTCACTCTTGCTATGCTGTTGGCCTCCG CCCATGCAGCTACCATTGTTGTTAAGAATAATTGTGGACACACCATATGGCCAGCCACATTAACAAGCGGTAGTGGACAACCCCAACTCGCCATGACTGGATTTCAATTAGCTTCAACAGAGTCCCAAACTCTCAATGTCCCTACACCATGGACTGGTAGGATTTGGGCTCGAACCCGCTGCTTCACAGATGACTCTTCAAGGTTTTCTTGTGAAACGGGAGATTGTGCCTCTGGCTCTAGAGATTGCAATGGCGCTGGAGGAATTCCACCAGCTACGTTAGCTGAATTCACATTGGCACCCAACGGAGGCTTAGATTTCTATGATATCAGCCTTGTGGATGGCTTCAACTTACCCATGTCCATAACTACAAATGGCGGAACAGGACAGTGTGTGTCCCCCAAATGCTCTGCAGATGTGAATGGAGTTTGCCCATTACATTTGCAAGTCAGGACGGCTGATGGGATCGTGATTGGGTGTAAGAGCTCATGCCTCGCATCTAACCTCCCAAAGGATTGTTGCACTGCCGAATTTAACGACCCAAAAGTATGTCAACCAAGCGACTCTGCCAAGATCTTCGAGTCCCAATGCCCCCAGGCTTATAGCTATGCTTATGACGATGAAAACAGCACGTTCACATGCAGCGCTGAACCCAACTATGAAGTTACCTTTTGCCCATAA
- the LOC111776351 gene encoding thaumatin-like protein 1: protein CSMXDSSRFSCETGDCASGSRDCNGAGGIPPATLAEFTLAPNGGLDFYDISLVDGFNLPMSITTNGGTGQCVSPKCSADVNGVCPLHLQVRTADGIVIGCKSSCLASNLPKDCCTAEFNDPKVCQPSDSAKIFESQCPQAYSYAYDDENSTFTCSAEPNYEVTFCP from the coding sequence tgttcaatGCNCGACTCTTCAAGGTTTTCTTGTGAAACAGGAGATTGTGCCTCTGGCTCTAGAGACTGCAATGGCGCTGGAGGAATTCCACCAGCTACGTTAGCTGAATTCACATTGGCACCAAACGGAGGCTTAGATTTCTATGATATCAGCCTTGTGGATGGCTTCAACTTACCCATGTCCATAACTACAAATGGCGGAACAGGACAGTGTGTGTCCCCCAAATGCTCTGCAGATGTGAATGGAGTTTGCCCATTACATTTGCAAGTCAGGACGGCTGATGGGATCGTGATTGGGTGTAAGAGCTCATGCCTCGCATCTAACCTCCCAAAGGATTGTTGCACAGCCGAATTTAACGACCCAAAAGTATGTCAACCAAGCGACTCTGCCAAGATCTTCGAGTCCCAATGCCCCCAGGCTTATAGCTATGCTTATGACGATGAAAACAGCACGTTCACATGCAGCGCTGAACCCAACTATGAAGTTACCTTTTGCCCATAA